The sequence atttttagttattattataaatttataattactttttattcttAAGATTGAGTAACTCTcactctttcatttttttttcttaaaatatgaTCAATTTGAgccaaatatataaaagtttggactaaaaaatccataaatttgaaaaaataattaaattgaaccTGTATTACAAGGTTAGTGctaaaataaactttattctatttttttatttagaaagtAAAGTGAAATTAAACTAttctaatcttttttttaGAAAGTAAAGTGACAGTAATGAAAAACTAATGGTGCAGTGGTGAGTtggttttgatatttattgaattttattccATATAAATCTATATTCAAAGCAACCGCTACCGattaaaatacaattattaatattacagACATTACAATTCActctttaataataaaaattattagggCTTAATGACTTATAAGTCCTTGAactttgaatatattttttttaaattgtataattctattaaaaattgCACAACAATCACcattctcttattttattttctattttgagaTTCCAATcacaaaaaactaaaaaatggattgtatttatatatatggcACCAAGAAAATGAGTCACTTGCTGACTCAAACGCACCGCTTAGTTTAAATTCCAAAGGCTTAAAATTGTATCCTTCCATTACTAATGGACATCACCACTTCCTTCTTACTTATTCTTCATATTGTAGGGTTTGACAAATTGTAGTACCTCGGCAAAGTTTTATTAACAAAGGattctttttttggtttttatcaatgcttcttcttcttcctttattCCATTTTAGACTTTAAGATTCTAAAAACAAAAACTCCATCTTCTCTTCACAAGATCAGGTATGCCATTATgccattaatattataattagcAACACTATCCtatcatttctctttttctcccTTACCATTAATATTACAAAGCAAGAAAACTAATAACAAATTTTAACATGAAgaacaacaaaattaaatagcttaacttttgaatgactatcaaaatttagaaaagagagtttctttataaatttaatgtcCTAATAGcctaaataattcaattttttatgaaatttttactattttggtcaattttttaaaacttatcaatttagcAACAATTAGCACATTGAGTgcaattttattctaattgaattatttgctAAAGATAAGCAATACAAGTAGTGATATGAATGCAAATTAGGAAATGAAAAATCCAAATTGATGAGTTCTAATAccacattatttatatatattccttAAATTTGAATTCTCATTTCCTAAATTGTGTCCACATTACCATTCATATTGCTTAATTGATTAACAACTCaatttagtaaaaaattatacttaattGGTCAAATCACGACtgaattgataattttaaaaaaatagctaAAATAGCAAACTATTGCAAATGTTTGGATTATTTAACTGGTAGGccaaaactaaaacaataataCTTTGAAATGCAAAAATAATTCAGTATTTACCCAAAAACCATAGCTTTATGTCTTTTCATTGAGCCCatttatataagaattaaagaacataaacacaaatatTGCAATATCAATTAGAGTTTCGTATCTTCATAAacaaatatcataaaacaaaaCCCATTAGAGAATCGTATCTTCATAAacaaatatcataaaatgaaacccatgaagaaaataacatataagAATCAATTTTAACTTGGGTCTTCATCCATCTTGTTCATTCGTATTAGTTTTAACTTTGACATTGATTCGATGAAAAAGatagtagaaaataaaatagtaggtttcttggttttgttcttgttatcaattaattcaatttctcaATAATTAGATCTAATCTCCACTGTTATAACTATAATCACCTTTCAACTTTCTATCGCCAGTTTTTCATCCTCTCACGAATCTGCACTAAACCTATTACTAAAAGAAATCTCTTGAACTTCCACCATCGTCTCTATTTTTTCCTCATTTATtgcttaatttattattgaatcgtcattttcttataatggTGAATGCGATGTGGGTTCAATGAAAAAGTGACAAAAGCTATGTTGAAgaaatctttttcttcattgtGTAAAGTTACAAAGTTAAGGTTTCTATTTGAATTGATTTCGGTGAAATAATGTGGTTTGGTTCTTGCCTCAAAACACACCATTTTGATTAAACAATATGTCAAcaattatttctctttttttctgttCAAATTTTACCTTTGGTGTCACATATGCACACACTAGCTAGATTATTCATTAAACATCACCAAAATcccaaaatagaaattgaaatgtaaaaatagtaattgttgtggaatttttaattaaattaatttaaaaaattgttataaGTTTGGAATTTATAGGTCATTGGGccaattaaatctattaaagctaaaacaaaataatgatTTAGCCACAGCTTGCCACATAGGACTACCGAAGAATGATATTTGTcacttttttataaatatcaattaataaaaagtagttattattttctttgatctATAATTGTAATAGTaacaacttttttaattttaatttttgtatgtacttcttttattattattttaattaattaattaacttaccttatcttattttcttatggtattccttgCTACATTACAAAATCTCGATTTAAACTTGATtatctaattgataaattttttatttttctttaattaattatttaattttattaaatttaaaaatgtctaaatattatataattttattaatatttgatgaTTTCTTTCTACTTGGAAATGaccttaaaaaagaaaatgagaattttattttagtaagaaGGGATTGAaaccatttaatttttttttatattgcattaactttttcattttctctctATGCTTcaatactttaatttaattttttattattatcttattttatattactgaaatttaattaataataaatagtaaattaaatttattcatatatattttatgttattataaaattagagtttcagcatgaattttttattttttatattttatagattttcacattatttatattaatttttaaaattcaaattaataatttataaatttgataaattgaaataatcaAAACGAAATGAAACCGGCTCAAAATCAGAAGCCTGTTAAAATTGGTTTTCTCTATGCTAGAACTGGAACTGGAActattagtttaaatttaaaattgtaaaaaaaattcatattaattagtcttttattttctaaaaattagttaaatcaAGCTGGAACCGGAGCCGGTCGGCTCTATTATCATAATATCTATTCTTATATCTGCGATGATTgttattgtatttatatttaatattcatatcaatatcaatagaaaatatataatatatatatatatatatatatattgtattatttagtttatgttagaaattataataatttagatgaaaattgaataatataattaatatataaaataaaataaatttagctataaaatataaatataatgttaatttataaaaataatatataatttttattaaattttacaataaatacaaatattaaacTACTTGTTAAATATCATAAGTTTCTGTAATATCagttaaaagaagaaaaagcttttgtaattaaaaataatgtgcATTTAGGCGTGCAATTATtacaaatatctttaatttaattttaatcaaatatttattaatattgtattttctCCAATagatagattttattttttaccttAACGGAAAACGTAGAGATCTATCCAACGACTTGAAGCCACGCAGGGGGTTTCTGGCATTTTCTCTTTCTGGATCCTCTCTGTTTCTCTGTCTCGCTTTAGACAAtcctttttttcaaattaaattttataatttttacaaaatctGAGCAATCGGTCGATAGAATTGAGTGACTGAGCGAaagcgagagagagagagagagagagagagagacagtgGATTATCAAAGTGGTGGATTCATATTTGGTTAGATTGTGATCCgttttgattttttgttttgtaaaGAAGAATGGCAAATACAACGGATCTATttgatgtttattttaaaagagcAGATTTAGATTGCGATGGTCAGATCAGTGGAGCTGAAGCTGTTGCTTTTTTCCAAGGTTCTGGTTTACCCAAACAAGTCCTTGCTCAGGtatcctttctttttaaaattttttcttataataaattattctcCCGTTTTCCCTGTTTTAGGTTACAGAATTTTAAGTTTATGGCCTTAATTAGAGTGATTGAACAAGaactacttttatttataattatttgttttaatttcaagAATGTCTGTAGCTGTTTTATAGTGCATAGTAATAGATTTGAGACGAGATCTCAATAGAAACAGTTTTGTAATGGTATTGAGGAACTTACTTCCTAGTATTAAGTGAAACTAACTGGCGTTATTGCTTCTATGAGTTGCTAGAAGTTTTTGCAATCTTCCAGTTGGAGCATATTACACGTGTTATGCTTAGTGTTTGATTTTGTGGGTATCTGTATAATTTGTCTTATGAAATACTAAATAGTAATTATCCTCACTAGGGTTCCTAAGTGTTGCTATATGTCTCGATAATCTACTCATACATGCACGTCAGAACTTTCTGATggcaaactcacaaattttgttcaaagaaaaaaagatttctttcttgaacagtttgatttttatttttgcttttggtTTGAACATCCCTTCTCATTTGGGACTGAATTACTTACTGTATGTTTCCGTTGTTGTTTTATTAAGGTGTGGACTTATGCTGATCAGAGAAAAGCTGGCTTCCTCAGTAGACAAGAGTTTTATAATGCTCTTAAGCTTGTCACTGTGGCTCAAAGTAAGCGGGATCTGACCCCGGATATGGCTAAGGCAGCACTATATGGTCCTGCTTCAGCTAAAATTCCTGCTCCGCAGATAAATCTTGCTGCCACACCTGCTCCTAGAGCAGCTGCACCTGCTCCTAGAGCGGCAACCCCTGCTCCTCAGATTGCTGGCACCACATCAGTGGCATCACAAAATATTGGCATAAGACCGCCACAGGTGCCTGTAAATGCCAGCACAAACCAGCAGTATTTCCCACCTCAGCAAAACCAGTTTATGAGGCCACCTCAAGGTATGCCTGTTAACTCCATGTCGCATCCACAACAAATGCTTGCCAACCAAGGTGTTCCTAGAGGTGGTAATATGACTGCTCCCCGCCTTCCAAATTCTAATGTCTCAACTGGTTGGCCGGGTGGCAGTCTGGGCACTGAAACTACCCAAAATCAAAGCAGGGGAGTTATTCCTCCAGCAACTCGTGATGGATTTGGACTGATGGCATCTGGTATTACGCCATCTATGCAACCTAGACCACAGGTGACCTCTGGACAGACACCTTCTACTACTACAACACCTCAAGATGCTGCTGTGCCCTCTAACCAATCAGCAACAAAGGATGTGAAAGTTTCAGGGAATGGATTTGCCTCTAACTCGCTTTTTGGAGATGTATTTTCTGTAGGTCCTGCTCAACCAGCACAAAGCTCCTCCTCGGCTGCACCATCTGCCAGTGTCTTACCTGTCTCATTGCCAATTGTTACATCTTCTGTTGGGTCCCAACCTTCAGTTAGGCCAAGCACCCTTGATACATTGCAGAATGCATTTTCTCAGCGATCTGTGGGTGGTCTGTCAACTgcaatagaaaataaatctgtTGCAGCTCAAACTTCTAATGTGACTCCTGGGATTTCTGTTGGAGCTGGGAACTCAGCTTCCAATCAGTCTCAGGCTCCATGGCCAAAGATGACTCAGTCTGATATTCAAAAGTATATGAAAGTTTTTGTGCAAGTGGACACAGATAGAGATGGAAAAATAACTGGTGAACAAGCACGCAACCTGTTCTTAAGCTGGAGGCTGCCAAGAGGTAGACTACaagaattcttttctttcttttttcacatGTTCAAATGCGTAGTGTCAAGATGAGATCATTGATGGTAAAATATTGTACAAGATAatggtaaaaaatatatccttcttgtTAGGGTTAGATTTACTATTTCCTTTGAGAGAAGTTGGATAATGTATTGGCATTTTGAAAGTGCTCATTATATGGGCTGAAATAAGAATTTTCGCTGAATGGTGGAGCGAGGAAAAAATGCTTCGTATTAGACATAATGCAAAAGAAAGAGGCTGCTAGGGAACTAAATGTCAGTTGCACTAGCATGTGGGATTAATTGGACCACTGAAAGTGGCACCAGTACAtctacatattaatttatcttgCAATTGAAGGGTTAATGTGTTaatctttttgtaatttttcttaatcctATGATATTTTTTCACAATTCAGTTTTAATCTTAACTATTAGTTTCCATAAATAATGACAGCTTTGAATTTAAGAATTTCTTTGTCTTTAAAGGGAACTGTTGCAGTCATATACTATGTGATGCTCATGTCATATTATCCTTGGTGTTTCAGAGGTCTTAAAACAGGTGTGGGACTTATCCGATCAAGATAATGACAGTATGCTATCTTTAAGGGAGTTCTGTACAGCTCTTTATTTGATGGAGCGTTCTAGAGAAGGACGTACTCTTCCTACAATACTTCCTAGCTCTATCATGTCCGATGAGACTCTGCTGTCTGCCACTAGTCACCCCACAGCTTCACATGGCAGTGGAGCTTGGGGATCTGCTTCTGGTATTGTTTTCATTATCATGTtagaatttttcaaattcagtttcctttctctttcttttgttgtgGTATCATCTTTTAAAAGggaaaacaaaatttttatagttttgcGGCAACCGCAAGTTATGCCTGGTCCACGGCCAACACCTGCTGCTGCAGCAAGGCCACCAAGGCCGCCTCCTGTTCATCATGCTGATGAAAAGCAGCCCGGTCAGCAAAAGCCCAAAGTTCCTGTGCTGGAAAATCATCTTGTAGATCAACTTAGTCAGGACGAACAGGATTCTTTGAACTCAAAGTTCCAAGAGGCAGCTCAGGCTGATAAAAAGGcacttcttattcttcttgtCCACCTGTTATGTataacttttgtttttttcttttgattttgttttctaaattttgtTTAGTGGAGGGATTTTGATTCTGACTATTATGCTAAAACTTTGAACTGGAACAAATAATACCATCTGAAGGTTCCATTTTGATGTCAAATTATAGGGACAGCTCTAATAGATATTTGTATATGTTGACTTTTCTCCCACCCTTTGCTTGAAGGTTGAAGAATTGGAGAAGGAAATAGCAGATTCTAGACAGAAGATCGAGTTCTATCGTGTTAAGATGCAGGAACTTGTAAGTATGCTCATCTTTTCCCTTAGTTCCCTCCACCCCACCCACCCCCCTTCCCCACCATTGGCTATTTAAGATTCCTATGAAGTGATGCCATATCTAGTATGTAAAAAGTGCTTGCAAGTGTTTGGGTGGGATCTCTATGCTGGATCTGTATTCTCACCAGTCACCATACATAATTTAGGTCAAATGgcacaaattaaaattaaaaaaaattgtttcctttttaaaattttagcaaaTCCTTACAACATTAATGATAAGTTTAGTCAGTTTAGTGAGGGAGAACAAAAATGTAGACAAAGTTATATAGCTATTTCAAATGGCAAAAAAGAAGACATTTCTTTACTTGCGATGCAAATTTTCTTCCAAATAAACTTCATCTGGTATGAAAGAAACTTGATCCATTTACAGAATAAGCAAGCAGATGCAGAAAGCGTCATTAGGAAAGTTAAATACTGCCTTATATAAATTTCGATATGATATTTATTCCAGAAAATGTACATAATCATTTGAGAGCTTGGTTTACTGTTCTTgctggcttttttttttttttttttttttttttttcttttgggatGGACTGCTGGTATTCAGTCTACATTCTGGTGGTCCTAGTgcctatttttatattctgtTTTTGGCTCTTAATGATGTCTTCTTTTGGTTgcttaccaaaaaaaaaaaaccatttttctttcaaggaggtttatttcatttttattttcagtagGTAAGGGAATCAGAAATGTAACTTTTTTAGAAAGGAACATATATTTTGTAGTATcaaattagaaagaaatagTAATCATACTTGTATGCTTATTTTGTACTATGCAGGTTTTACATATACATTTCCATTCTCACTAAGTTGGCCAAACCTGCTACTAATACTATAAATgccaaaattgaaaaaaaaaattttgaattgagTAATCTGAAAGCACCCTCAAAGGTTTGGATTTTATTGGTCAATTAGGCTTTTAATCTGTGTTATTCGATCATGATGTggtaatatttcttttgttttgattgGTTGAGTGGAAAAGGAAatgtttgtatttttatttatttattttttgagcaTGCTATGTggtaatatttcttttgttttgattttttctttttcattaatcGGTGGtagattttatataaaagcCGATGCGACAATCGACTTAATGAGGTATCTGAAAGGGTGATTGCTGATAAACGCGAGGTATTTCTATCCCATTTGCatgtctttattttttcattttgaagtTTTCTgcattacaaatttaaaatgtgCTACATGAATACTAGGTGGAGGCATTAGCGAAAAAATATGAAGAGAAATACAAGCAGTCTGGGGATGTAGCCTCTAAATTAACTATTGAAGAGGCTACATTTCGTGATATTCAGGTATTTAACTTTCATTAAATTCGTTCATTGTCTGATTGCTTGGAGTATTATCTGCTTCTGCAAAAATTTTTTGCACCATCGCAAAAGAAGATGGTCTTTATCTCAATTAATCTAAATAGTCCTTGACCACTTGCAGGAGAGGAAAATGGATTTATATCGGGCAATTGTTAAGATGGAAGAAGGAGGCACTGCTGATGGGGTTCTCAAGGTACCTTATAGTATTGATGATTAgtgtaaagaaaaatgaaacttgTCTGTAAGTCCTGTTTTTCTGGTTTTTGCAGGAGCGTGCTGATCGTATCCAGTCAAGTCTTGAGGAACTAGTGAAAAATGTGAATGAACGCTGTAAACAATATGGGTTGCGTGCTAAGCCAATCTCACTGGTTGAGCTACCCTTTGGTATCTTCATGACCTTATCATAAATCCTCTGTCCAAGCTATTACATGTCCTGACTAGAAaatcttttgcttgtttttgTTACCATATTTTGCCATGTCCTGTTGGTTTTCCTTTGCAAAAAGATACCATTTTGATATCTCATCTGGAAATATGCCATCTGATAATGATAATCACTAGTGAAATACAATGTTGTCATTACCTTTTTCAAAATTGTTAGTGactatttttcttcaaattgcTTCCATAATTTGCACACTTTCGTAACATCTCTGACCATGTTtcaaaaatacaagaaaatgaagttttgTGGCTGTGTTATAACTTGATTTCATATTTAGTagataattttgataaattattgaCTCAGTTGGTCCCCATATGTatgattcatttaataattcttGCAAATGTTCTGATTCATTTAGAAATGCTTGCAACTCTGACAATCCTACTGCTATAATTCATGGTGAGAAGATCCCTCTGTTGGGGTAATTGAACCTAGAAGATAATGGGCTGCTCCTATATTATTCCTGGTTATAAAACTAAAGGGTCAAACCGAGTAGAAGGAGCAACTTTTCACTTTTTGTGAGCCCAAATGATAGATTGTCAATggtcaaaatctaaaatattagtCGAAATCTGTTGCTAGGATCTATCTGGTTATCTATTTGGTGATaattttcctttcatgttaTCAACCTATCAAATTAAGGAAATGGAATACATAGCTATCATAATTTCCTCTTAGCACTTAGAAAGCTGTACACAGCTAACTCAGTTTTTACTTTACGAAGCAGTGTACTAGTTCTGCTCTTGATTTCCGTTTACTGAAAAATACTTGACATGGTTGTGTTCTATCATCAGTTTTTTCAATCTTCTATATTTGTCTTCAAGATAATTGAGTGATTGTGCTTTATAATAAGAGAACTTATCCTTgtctttttttgtttcactTATCACTTACTTTATCTTCTATGATCTTACTAAAGGCTGGCAGCCTGGCATTCAAGAAGGAGCAGCTGATTGGGATGAAGAGTGGGATAAACTTGAAGATGAAGGTAATATTATTGTTGCCCTGTTGGATGCTGGTTAAATTCACTTTTAATCATCTTCTGAATTAATCATTTCCAAATCCTATGATGGAACTCCTTTTGCCCTTCATGAAGAATTTGATCATTTTCCCTGTCTTGCTCTTGTAGGGAACTCTTCTCTTGAAAATCTGTGAACTATGTTcaattattgacaaatacttGTCTTCTAATTTTAGGTTTCACATTTGTCAAAGAGCTCACTCTGGATGTGCAAAATGTTGTCGCCCCTCCAAAACCAAAACCCTCAGTTCAGAAAGCAACTTCTACAGATGAGGATATAGGTCCTTCCTCCTCGAAGGCTGAGGAAAAGTCAGAGAAGGTTTCAAGTCCACGTGAGCCAGTTCAAGAGAAAGAATCACCTCGTGACCGAAGCGAGAATGGCATGTTAAGAAGTCCTCCTGAGAGTCCTGCTGGAAGGAGTGCAACAGAGAGCCAATCACATGATTTCCAAGATTCTCCATCCAGAGCAGGGATTGGTGCTGATGGTTCACCACATGCCAAAGAAATCCAAAGGTTAGTGTGTGTTTGTGGtttttaacttgattttcttttactttcctGCTCCTCAATCCAAGTATCAACTCACAAACAATTTAGTAGGCATTACTTAGCAGTAGAGATGAGGtatctttttcctttatccaGTTTTTCTGTCTTCACTTCTTCATTTGGATGTCGGGACCTAACAGTCACATAATTATGCAGTGACATGGGTGGTACTGAATCTGTGCATTATGGGGATAGAAGTGGCAATCTACCTGGCTGGGGTACATTTGACTCACACTATGATACGGAATCTAACTGGGGATCTGATTCTGTTAGTGGCAAGGTACGTGAACTTGGTCTTTTCCTTGCAATTTGACATGGATAATAGGAATTGTTGGTccatatttaagaatttattaaagttgttttaaactaaagaaagagattgcaatctctctctctctacacaCACATTGCACCTGCTTCTTCGAGTTATGagctttaattttatttgaggAATTGTAATCAATGGAAACTAATTgggagtttattttctttttttttttttgagctGTGTTGGGTTGCTTCACTTGTTTCAATTTCAATCTTTTTATTCAACTCTCTCTTTTtggtctttctttctttgatacGCTAAATAGATTAGCTGTAATTTTCTCTTGTAGGACTTGGATCATGATAGGCAAGGTGAAAGTTCTTTATTTGGCATGTTTGAATTTGGtttaaacccaataaaaacaGGCTCCTCATCGCGTGTAGATAACACATACCAAGGGAAGAGCACATCTTTATTTGCAGATTCTGTTCCAAGCACCCCTGCATATAACCAGGGAAGAAGTTTGTTTGCAGATTCTGTTCCAAGCACCCCTGCATATAACCAGGGAAGAAGTTTGTTTGCAGATTCTGTTCCTAGCACCCCTGCATATAACCATGGGAGAGGCTTGTTTGCAGATTCCGTTCCAAGCACCCCAGCCTATAACCAGGGGAATAGCTCATTTGGATTTGCAGATTCAGTTCCTGGCACCCCTGCCTATAATTTCGGGAACTCTCCAAGAAAGTTCAGTGAAGGGTCAGAGGACCATTCCTTTGACAGCTTCTCTAGGTTCGATTCATTCACATTGCCTGACAGTGGATCATTTCAATCTCCACGCCATTCTCTTGGAAGATTTGACTCCATGCGCAGCACTAGGGACTCTGATCAAGGTTATGGGTTCCCATCAAGGTTTGATTCATTTAGTGAATCCAGAGACTCTGATCAAAATCATGGCTTTTCAAGGTTTGATTCTTTCAGAGACTCTGATCATGGCTTCTCACGGTTTGATTCGTTCA comes from Ricinus communis isolate WT05 ecotype wild-type chromosome 5, ASM1957865v1, whole genome shotgun sequence and encodes:
- the LOC8281319 gene encoding epidermal growth factor receptor substrate 15-like 1; this encodes MANTTDLFDVYFKRADLDCDGQISGAEAVAFFQGSGLPKQVLAQVWTYADQRKAGFLSRQEFYNALKLVTVAQSKRDLTPDMAKAALYGPASAKIPAPQINLAATPAPRAAAPAPRAATPAPQIAGTTSVASQNIGIRPPQVPVNASTNQQYFPPQQNQFMRPPQGMPVNSMSHPQQMLANQGVPRGGNMTAPRLPNSNVSTGWPGGSLGTETTQNQSRGVIPPATRDGFGLMASGITPSMQPRPQVTSGQTPSTTTTPQDAAVPSNQSATKDVKVSGNGFASNSLFGDVFSVGPAQPAQSSSSAAPSASVLPVSLPIVTSSVGSQPSVRPSTLDTLQNAFSQRSVGGLSTAIENKSVAAQTSNVTPGISVGAGNSASNQSQAPWPKMTQSDIQKYMKVFVQVDTDRDGKITGEQARNLFLSWRLPREVLKQVWDLSDQDNDSMLSLREFCTALYLMERSREGRTLPTILPSSIMSDETLLSATSHPTASHGSGAWGSASVLRQPQVMPGPRPTPAAAARPPRPPPVHHADEKQPGQQKPKVPVLENHLVDQLSQDEQDSLNSKFQEAAQADKKVEELEKEIADSRQKIEFYRVKMQELILYKSRCDNRLNEVSERVIADKREVEALAKKYEEKYKQSGDVASKLTIEEATFRDIQERKMDLYRAIVKMEEGGTADGVLKERADRIQSSLEELVKNVNERCKQYGLRAKPISLVELPFGWQPGIQEGAADWDEEWDKLEDEGFTFVKELTLDVQNVVAPPKPKPSVQKATSTDEDIGPSSSKAEEKSEKVSSPREPVQEKESPRDRSENGMLRSPPESPAGRSATESQSHDFQDSPSRAGIGADGSPHAKEIQSDMGGTESVHYGDRSGNLPGWGTFDSHYDTESNWGSDSVSGKDLDHDRQGESSLFGMFEFGLNPIKTGSSSRVDNTYQGKSTSLFADSVPSTPAYNQGRSLFADSVPSTPAYNQGRSLFADSVPSTPAYNHGRGLFADSVPSTPAYNQGNSSFGFADSVPGTPAYNFGNSPRKFSEGSEDHSFDSFSRFDSFTLPDSGSFQSPRHSLGRFDSMRSTRDSDQGYGFPSRFDSFSESRDSDQNHGFSRFDSFRDSDHGFSRFDSFRDSDQNHGFSQFDSFRDSDQSHGFSRFDSFRDSDNSHGFPSRFDSFRETDNSHGFPPSFDSFSTNDTGIFQSTGNSFAKSDSARGSNDLDNSHGFSSFDDTDPFGSTGPFRTSVESETPRRSSDNWRAF